From Vitis vinifera cultivar Pinot Noir 40024 chromosome 5, ASM3070453v1, the proteins below share one genomic window:
- the LOC100256107 gene encoding F-box protein SKIP16 isoform X2, which translates to MEMRLEDLGDLAINAIISKLDAKDTVAVSCVSKKLRVSASEESLWLNHCSQDLGLSAPIDPLGKPAPSFKETYQLWRESFGMYPWPLVKRVKRCWDRLKNWLSANFPDADATLRKGATEVEIEALENILKVKLPLPTRLLYRFCDGQELTEEDVGGTALGGSLGIMGGYCCNDHLVNVCLLPLRQVILETKEITDQLGFSTTSKYVIVAASSTYIGKFFFLNCTTGQLYVGTRSLVSAGEMIPCVPNALISPMHDMNTGQQQDAMLLWLEEHVRRLQNGIIKLRKEGMIRSINLFPEEPPLCSTAVTNGIQVRASAVFIPEGCNLRDKSHKYVFAYSIRMRLLPEGCIVNGISFGSCQLNWRHWIIRANDHVVSEVNAEAVIGKIGRPKRQCI; encoded by the exons ATGGAAATGAGGTTGGAGGACTTGGGCGACTTGGCTATCAATGCAATTATATCCAAATTGGACGCCAAAGACACTGTAGCGGTGTCTTGTGTCAGCAAAAAGCTTAGGGTTTCTGCATCCGAAGAGTCTCTTTGGCTCAACCACTGCTCTCAAGATCTCGGCCTCTCTGCCCCTATCGATCCTCTCGGAAAACCCGCTCCTTCTTTCAAg GAAACTTATCAACTATGGCGGGAATCTTTTGGTATGTACCCATGGCCCCTTGTCAAACGGGTGAAAAGATGTTGGGATAGACTTAAAAACTGGTTGAGTGCAAATTTCCCGGACGCTGATGCTACACTACGAAAAGGTGCAACAGAAGTTGAAATTGAAGCGTTGGAGAACATTTTGAAAGTGAAATTGCCTCTTCCAACAAGGCTTCTCTATCGCTTCTGTGATGGTCAAGAGCTAACGGAAGAAGATGTTGGAGGAACCGCTCTTGGTGGTTCATTGGGCATCATGGGAGGTTACTGCTGTAATGACCACCTTGTAAATGTGTGCTTATTACCTCTGCGTCAGGTAATCTTGGAAACAAAGGAGATTACAGACCAGCTAGGTTTTTCCACAACATCTAAGTATGTTATTGTGGCTGCTTCTTCCACATACATTGGAaagttttttttcctcaattGTACCACTGGTCAACTTTATGTTGGTACCAGGAGTCTTGTATCAGCTGGAGAAATGATTCCTTGTGTACCAAATGCACTGATAAGTCCGATGCATGACATGAACACTGGTCAACAGCAGGATGCGATGCTGCTATGGTTAGAAGAACATGTTCGTCGCTTACAAAATGGCATTATTAAACTCCGTAAGGAAGGAATGATCAGAAGTATCAACTTGTTCCCAGAAGAACCTCCTCTCTGTTCCACTGCAGTAACCAATGGTATTCAG GTTCGTGCTTCTGCTGTATTCATTCCGGAGGGTTGTAACCTTCGAGATAAATCTCATAAGTATGTGTTTGCTTATTCAATCCGTATGCGCCTCCTGCCTGAGGGATGCATTGTCAATGGAATATCCTTTGGCTCCTGCCAACTGAATTGGAGGCACTGGATCATCCGTGCAAATGACCATGTTGTATCTGAAGTTAATGCAGAAGCTGTTATTGGAAAG